One Streptosporangium becharense genomic window, ACTCGCGCCGTTCTGCATCCCGCGGTCACCTGCTCGCGCCGTTCCGTGTTCCGCGCATCCGCTCCGCGCACGCCGCGGCGGTCAGGCCGTGCAGCGCAACGGGCTCCCGCCGTTGTAGGCCACCATCTCCCGCATCACGGGTGCGGAGGGGATGCGAGCCCCGGCGGGCAGGCCGCACTCCTCCGCGTACGCCCGGTGCAGGTTGGCGACCAGCCGCTCGGCGTCCAGCAGCGCGGCGAACGGCCCCAGCTCGGCCCGCCTGGCCGCCTCCAGCGGCGGCAGGCCGGCGGCGAGCCCGGTCCGCGCGACCTCGGACAGCCAGGTCAGGTACGCCTGCGTCTCGTCGAAGACGTCCGGGCCGCGCAGCGACCCGTGGCCGCACACGACGACCTCGGGCTCGAGCGCCCGCAGCCGCGCCACGGCCGCCGACAGGCCCTGTACCGATCCCATCAGCACGAACGGGGTGCAGCCCGACAGCACCAGGTCACCGGCGAACAGCACCCGCTCGGCGGGCAGCCAGACCACCACGTCGTTGGTCGTGTGCGCCGGGCCGACGTGGAACACCTCGACGCGCCGGTCGCCCAGGTGCACGGTGAGCGCGTCCCGGAACGTCACCGCGGGCGGTTCCACCCTGATGTCGCCCCACTCGACCCCGGGCCACATCTCACGCAGCGCGAGGCCCCGCTCCACCATCTCGGTACGGGCCAGCTCGTGCGCGATCACCGTCGCCCGGGGGGTGAACAGGTGGTTGCCGAAGGTGTGGTCACCGTGGCTGTGGGTGTTGACCACCGTGCCGACCGGGAGCGGGGTGACCGCTGCGACGGCGTCACGCAGAGCGCGGGCCCGCCCCTCGGTCGCCGCGGTGTCGACGAGGAGCACCTCGCGCTCGCCGACGACGAACCCGGCGTTGTTCAGGCACCACCCGCCGTCGGGCTGGACGTAGGCGAAGACGCCCCGGTCCAGCCGTTCGACGGCCGCGCCGTAGGCGGAGGCGGTGCCGTGGCCCGGGACGCGCATCACACGACGGACGGGGAGCCCTCCAGGACGACCTCCGACAGGTGCGGATCCCCGGTCACCACCCCCGCCAGCCGCTTGAACTGCGCGCGGAACTCGGGGTCGGCCACCGACTTCTCGAACTGCTCGCGGCTCTCCCACTCGGCGAGGTTGAAGTAGACCGAGGCGTCCTTGGTCGACCTGACCAGCTTGTACCTGATCAGACCGTCCTGCTTCATCATGAAGGCCGCTATGTCGGCGTAGATGGCCTCGAACTCCTCGGCGGAGCCGACCAGCGTGAGCTTGTTGACGAACACGACCATGTGCGTACCTCTCTCGCGGGTGATCTCCTCCACCTTGGGCGAGCGGCGTCGA contains:
- a CDS encoding antibiotic biosynthesis monooxygenase family protein codes for the protein MVVFVNKLTLVGSAEEFEAIYADIAAFMMKQDGLIRYKLVRSTKDASVYFNLAEWESREQFEKSVADPEFRAQFKRLAGVVTGDPHLSEVVLEGSPSVV
- a CDS encoding MBL fold metallo-hydrolase yields the protein MRVPGHGTASAYGAAVERLDRGVFAYVQPDGGWCLNNAGFVVGEREVLLVDTAATEGRARALRDAVAAVTPLPVGTVVNTHSHGDHTFGNHLFTPRATVIAHELARTEMVERGLALREMWPGVEWGDIRVEPPAVTFRDALTVHLGDRRVEVFHVGPAHTTNDVVVWLPAERVLFAGDLVLSGCTPFVLMGSVQGLSAAVARLRALEPEVVVCGHGSLRGPDVFDETQAYLTWLSEVARTGLAAGLPPLEAARRAELGPFAALLDAERLVANLHRAYAEECGLPAGARIPSAPVMREMVAYNGGSPLRCTA